From Candidatus Aegiribacteria sp.:
ATGGGCGAAGTTTCATTCTTAATGAGTACAGGCTGGATTGTTGCATACCATGATTTCAGTACAGCAAGGTTTTCAGATGATTCTCCTTCGATCAGACCGTTGCTGTCCGCTCTGTAAACCGGACAAAGCCAGGAAGCGTATGAAAAACCTGCCAGACAAAAGATTAACAGAATTACTCGAAAATGCATTTCATCCTCCCCGGTTGATGTTATTAAATATGCGTGCTAACGCCATGTTGTAAAGACGCCAGGATTGGCAAATATCTGGTGGCTCGACGAATACATGTATAACTACAGATTGCTGTTTATCAGAAACGGATACAGAACCTATCAGCTGATCATGAGCGGAGATTGTGTAATGAGGAGTAGACCGTTTTTACTATTGGTCATTATTGTGTACTTGAAGTATTTTATCCTATCAGACGGAAAGCGGGAGAGCCGCACATCCGAGTCTGTGCGGGAAATCCCGGATAACCGATCCTTCTTCCGCGAATTGGCTATAATCATACTATTCTGTATACAAATTGTTAGATGGAGATATCATGAAATCGTACGATGTAGTTATTATAGGAGCTGGTCCTTCTGGAATAGTTACAGGTGTTACCGCTAAAAAGCAGAATCCGGAGAAATCCTTTCTCATAATAATGGAAGAGGAAAAGGGTCTTGTTCCATGTGGGATTCCCTACATTTTCCATGACCTTGATGATATTTCACAAAATCTTATGGGTCCTGCTCCCTTTGTGAAAGCAGGCGGTGAGGTTCTCGTCGATACGGTAACCGGTGTTGATATCCGTAGCAAGACTCTTGAAACCGGATCAGGAAAGCGTTTTTCATACGCCAAGCTTGTATTTGCGACCGGTTCAACTCCTACTATACCAACGTTTATCAGAGGTTACGATCTGGATAATGTTGAATACATCAAGAAAAGCTACAGCTATATCAATGGGCTTATGGATCGTATCGGACCAGCAGAAAATATTGTTGTCATCGGAGGAGGGTTCATAGGCGCCGAAGTTGCTGAGCAACTTGCAAAGTACAAGGAAAAAAACGTAACACTGGTTGAAATGGAAAACCACTGCCTGTTCCGCGCTTTTTCAGCAGATTTTGCGGCCCTTGCCGATGAACATCTTAAAAATGCCGGAGTGAATGTATCAACAGGTTGTACTGTTAAGGAGCTGCAGGGCAGCGGCGGTAAAGTTGAATCGGTGATACTGGAAGACGGTAGATCGATCAAGGCTGATCTAGTTATCTCGGCAATCGGATACAAACCTCGTACCGAGCTTGCGGGCAATGCCGGTCTTCAGTTGACCAGCAACGGCACAATCAGAGTTGACAGGTACATGCGTACAGAGGAAAAGGACGTATACGCTGTTGGAGATTGCGCCCACGCTTCCGGTTTCATAACAGGCAGAACGGATAATATAATGCTGGCCTCAACGGCTACAGCAGAGGCCAGAGTATTGGGTTACAACCTTTTCAGCATCAGTCTGCTCCATTCCTTTGCAGGAATATTGTCAGTATTTTCAACAGAACTTGACGGGTATGTATTTGCTTCTGCTGGAGCAATTGAACAGACAGCCAGGGAAGCGAACGTGGATTATGTTATTGGAAGATTCGAAGATGTTGACCGTCATCCAGGTTCACTTCCGGGGGCAAAGAAGATCAAGATCAAGATGATCGTTTCTCCTGAAAACGGGCAGATAATCGGAGGAGAGATCTACGGCGGCAAATCCGTGGGGGAGATGATAAATATAATCAGTCTCGCAATTCAGAAATACGTTACAGTTTACGAGCTTATATCCTTTCAGACCGGGACGCATCCCCTGCTGACTACTGCACCAACCAAATATACACTGGTCAAAGTATGCGAAGATGCCATTGCGAATATAAAGAACAGATTTCTATAATATGAATTGATCAGGTCTTGTTTGTCTGGAATTTCCAGTGAGATATCCTGGTTAGATATTCAGCATCATCATCCTTTTTGTACAGCTGAATGAGGATCCTTCAATCCTGCAGAAATACACCCCCGGGCAAGCATGGCGCCCACCGTCATCAGTCCCGTTCCAGACCATAGAATAAGACCCGGAGCTCATTGGTTTATCAATAAGAGTCGTAACTATTCTGCCGGAGATATCATAGATTGAGAGAGATACTGCTCCATCAGTCCCTGATGGAACATCAAAAGCAATGGTTGTTAAATAACTGAATGGATTGGGATAAATGTGAATCCCGGATAATTCAGGAATCGTACCGGATTGGGGCTGTGAGATCGAGGTTTCCGAACTCAGCTTTATCAGATAGATATTGTATTCGCCCGCATAATAATCATACGTAGTTCCGGCAATGATGAAGCCGCCATCCGTGGTCAAATCTACCGATCTGCCCTGATCAAGATCATCCTCTCCGACAGTCATTGACCATGCGGTATCACCATTGTCATCTGTTCTTATCACCCAGACATCAAAATTGCCTGCTCCAAAGGATTCAGTATAACCGGCGACGATATACCCGCCATCACTGATCTGCTGAACTGAACAGCCACAGTCTTCGTAGGCCCCGCCGAAAGTTCTCGTCCATACACTTTCGCCATCGCTGTCAGTTTTCACCAGCCAGACATCATAATCGCCAGAACCGAAGGATCTGGTATCACCCACGATGATGTAGCCGTCATCGGTGGTCTGCCGAACAGAATGACTGCGCTCGGTGCCAGTTCCTCCTAAGGTTTTCGTCCATGATGAAATACCGGTGCTGTTGGTTTTGATCAGCCAGAAATCACTGCTTCCCGCCCCGTAGGAATAGGTGTCGGCGAGAACGATGTAACCGCCGTCAGCGGTCTGCCGAACGGACATACCATTATCGTAATCCTCTGCTCCGAATGTTCTTGTCCATTCAGAATTTCCGTTGGAATCCGTTTTTATCAGCCAGACATCCCAGCCTCCAGCGCCATAGGATTCCGTCATACCGGTAATTATGTATCCGCCGTCCGCGGTCTGCTGAACCTCTGCAG
This genomic window contains:
- a CDS encoding T9SS type A sorting domain-containing protein codes for the protein MQIRRILLLCLLILLTSLSSAQVEPEVQWTRIFGGGIYEFGRCVQQTADGGYIIVGDTDSFGAGNFDVWLIKTDSNGDTLWTETIGGNGEDRGFSVEQTTDGGYIITGMTSSYGAGGFDIWLIRTDSAGSTLWTKTFGGSFWDWAAEVQQTADGGYIITGMTESYGAGGWDVWLIKTDSNGNSEWTRTFGAEDYDNGMSVRQTADGGYIVLADTYSYGAGSSDFWLIKTNSTGISSWTKTLGGTGTERSHSVRQTTDDGYIIVGDTRSFGSGDYDVWLVKTDSDGESVWTRTFGGAYEDCGCSVQQISDGGYIVAGYTESFGAGNFDVWVIRTDDNGDTAWSMTVGEDDLDQGRSVDLTTDGGFIIAGTTYDYYAGEYNIYLIKLSSETSISQPQSGTIPELSGIHIYPNPFSYLTTIAFDVPSGTDGAVSLSIYDISGRIVTTLIDKPMSSGSYSMVWNGTDDGGRHACPGVYFCRIEGSSFSCTKRMMMLNI
- a CDS encoding FAD-dependent oxidoreductase, which encodes MKSYDVVIIGAGPSGIVTGVTAKKQNPEKSFLIIMEEEKGLVPCGIPYIFHDLDDISQNLMGPAPFVKAGGEVLVDTVTGVDIRSKTLETGSGKRFSYAKLVFATGSTPTIPTFIRGYDLDNVEYIKKSYSYINGLMDRIGPAENIVVIGGGFIGAEVAEQLAKYKEKNVTLVEMENHCLFRAFSADFAALADEHLKNAGVNVSTGCTVKELQGSGGKVESVILEDGRSIKADLVISAIGYKPRTELAGNAGLQLTSNGTIRVDRYMRTEEKDVYAVGDCAHASGFITGRTDNIMLASTATAEARVLGYNLFSISLLHSFAGILSVFSTELDGYVFASAGAIEQTAREANVDYVIGRFEDVDRHPGSLPGAKKIKIKMIVSPENGQIIGGEIYGGKSVGEMINIISLAIQKYVTVYELISFQTGTHPLLTTAPTKYTLVKVCEDAIANIKNRFL